The following proteins are encoded in a genomic region of Drosophila willistoni isolate 14030-0811.24 chromosome 2L unlocalized genomic scaffold, UCI_dwil_1.1 Seg196, whole genome shotgun sequence:
- the LOC26528836 gene encoding uncharacterized protein LOC26528836, translated as MVLVTIAKFALVAGTVYLTKELGVWDSPRNATNEKGKGEIKQLPNIHEANKRKDKSNILFDDDDKKDLQRKMDEYKKKYCHKGGICEPPPPKPWTESVADAWADTIKALKKLPGYWSQAFKDIGESICDFFSSSKDK; from the coding sequence ATGGTCCTCGTAACAATTGCAAAGTTTGCTCTGGTCGCTGGTACTGTATACTTAACCAAAGAGTTGGGTGTCTGGGATAGTCCGCGAAATGCAACAAACGAGAAGGGGAAGGGCGAGATAAAGCAATTACCCAATATACACGAAGCTAACAAGCGAAAAGATAAGTCAAATATACTGTTCGACGACGACGATAAAAAAGACCTCCAACGCAAAATGGATGAATACAAGAAAAAATACTGTCACAAAGGTGGCATTTGTGAACCGCCGCCGCCAAAGCCATGGACTGAAAGTGTGGCAGATGCGTGGGCTGATACAATAAAGGCGCTGAAAAAGTTGCCTGGCTACTGGAGTCAGGCCTTTAAAGATATTGGCGAAAGCATTTGTGATTTCTTTAGTTCCTCGAAAGATAAGTAG
- the LOC26529745 gene encoding uncharacterized protein LOC26529745, producing the protein MIVDLVVRTGVVVAVIMATKHFGVWDSPERTQEIYSSTSEHVEPYAENARRRMGFDPPQPPPEGKWKFFGVHYYNQVVISFFSLLSSVPELLGQGLELVPGYAIQMYQGARQQYEKYKEKSPDNTMKESCQRKCIDQTPSVVQPIEPDSHHCKRKDTPDKVIEPPPKKRFEDDFIYKSRLPSKEAKGNCNCTKCKRREGEGWSDNKPKCPNLAPTDNKTVNKEQPSKKKVCKLCPQKDSMETEKCKSEAETLKTCKKCLSNKEH; encoded by the coding sequence ATGATCGTCGACTTGGTGGTGCGTACTGGAGTCGTGGTAGCTGTTATAATGGCAACAAAACACTTTGGAGTTTGGGATTCTCCAGAGCGAACGCAGGAAATATATAGCTCCACATCGGAACACGTTGAACCGTATGCAGAAAATGCCCGCCGACGAATGGGTTTCGATCCACCGCAACCACCGCCGGAGGGCAAGTGGAAATTCTTTGGTGTACACTACTATAACCAAGTGGTTATATCTTTCTTTAGCTTGCTCAGTTCGGTTCCGGAATTGCTCGGCCAAGGGCTGGAACTAGTTCCAGGATATGCAATTCAAATGTATCAGGGCGCTAGGCAGCAgtacgaaaaatataaagaaaaatcaCCAGACAATACTATGAAGGAGAGCTGTCAAAGAAAGTGTATTGACCAGACACCATCAGTGGTCCAACCAATTGAGCCAGATTCACACCACTGTAAGCGAAAGGACACGCCAGACAAGGTAATTGAACCTCCACCCAAAAAGCGTTTCGAGGATGACTTTATTTATAAATCAAGATTGCCATCAAAAGAAGCGAAAGGCAACTGCAATTGCACAAAATGTAAACGGCGTGAGGGAGAAGGTTGGTCTGATAATAAACCCAAATGCCCAAATCTTGCGCCAACTGACAATAAGACGGTCAACAAGGAGCAGCCatcaaagaaaaaagtttGCAAACTTTGTCCCCAAAAAGATtcaatggaaacggaaaagtGCAAGTCGGAAGCGGAGACGCTTAAGACATGCAAAAAGTGTTTATCAAATAAAGAACACTGA
- the LOC6640154 gene encoding uncharacterized protein LOC6640154, with protein sequence MSDYTYKDILLVFVENFKADFECKDVEEMLRSILTSREVDKILIADEKTQVYVLFEILKDNPEETVDRFVNELRATVHDINYEFLKNPIKEEYRQPSAETIIYITERDKLCSNNQSFAKYNVSRFEPYTRLKTALMKLRPARNVLVHGQLGSGKQWLVLDVCSSYAVQHKMGFKIIWLNLKHCHTPESDLEMLQSLRHQIDPQWNSQNDRQYDNSRSGDPSIRQRIETAKTELRHILQSKVYKNCLLVLRNVQNLNTWKAFNLGCKILITTRNKDISNYLSSATTTHVPLEDSLTASEVESLFLKYLGCLPKDLPTAKDIKTTNPRKLSIIAESLHDGLATLDTWKHVNCDKLSTIIESSLSVLEPISRQMYEKLFIFPESAQIPITLLPLLWSQSHNNSTYDDPMVIVNKLQGYSLIEKQSQSKPPTITIPSIYFELHHQLDYEKALHEKIVAFYNINANFVEQNDLTIPNLDNYFYAHIGHHLMAIEPTESVKLLRIIFLDFRFLEQKIRHDTTSWNASGSILNTLQQIKLYKQRIIDDDPTYSRLVNSLLDFLPRIEENLIRSKHTCLLRQALMAEEGPIYEEANRQIQRFPDYVWFTEHGRFHQQRQIVNLGKDQARHAIYLDCDFCAIALSNKQLLLIDVSLEGTATYVYGDDKDTSEITRMDIFNNQKHLLTLHGNGSLKLWSLWPESENDKHPSTRKYKQLVNGVVKRSLASNAEQNISAFYLEEETGIGHTSIQLHVAFSNGDICICDWNPAEEEFKSLHTPPLKTEQLRVRCFVKVLKRFYVLCTAKCILSIWDLRNSSRELTELEGYCPDVNDSPHFMDVLAEDKDRRYNEGLSCTMLLLVFKHSVWRLKFDKNGITKAHAELLKLPDTGYITCGKRSSDGHYLILGTSEGLIVYDLRKSEVSLRCNVSENISCVDIYELYDPIFKYIILCGAVGKHILHVHTLRIGGDQEITWLHNVDEDDLKEFSAGSGACLRSIMDMNSERTQLFAIDSKNGIHQIQPAVDGKAATIASRSTTSTSQAADSLKITAICAHTRDQIFVAYSDGTIIDINRDVKLPQQYINDGIDFLKQVNDQFLVASALELKKTVIFKITGTESPSTSSSNQWPLSVPLDTMEALVFDEHYLLLFSEDVVGHIDLLNPNCLCDAPTEDQLVVGFDLKNRLLFLALKDHLIKVFYMYNNGSKLIYEERCLEKLKPQNVPICFMTVSNDASLLALGFRNGNIEVFSFGKDNKIQLIYSITEGHNELIRQLQFSPCNLVLVSCSEQLCFWSMAYMRNNQVKSDSTHRRSQRHKSYYKNRVDAVDASPFASAKDTDEYPSCFKTSSSRPNQLQSVVQTESSLWLDKRGSSTMPELLACVKFVGNAARKFFTDEAFTQFFIIDDEGVYYHLKMLETNSSQLPNVTLRNSSLHYENVSLIHYMTDDSLTSPDEAEGQGVDVVGIVEVQAKQQSQIVDQSDS encoded by the exons ATGAGTGACTATACATACAAGGACATTTTGTTAGTGTTCGTGGAGAACTTTAAAGCGGACTTTGAATGCAAAGATGTGGAGGAAATGCTGCGTAGTATTTTAACGAGTCGAGAGGTTGACAAGATTCTCATTGCAGATGAGAAAACCCAAGTATATGTCCTATTTGAGATACTCAAAGATAACCCAGAGGAGACGGTGGACAGGTTCGTTAATGAACTCCGTGCCACAGTGCACGACATAAATTATGAGTTTCTGAAGAATCCCATCAAAGAGGAATATCGTCAACCCTCAGCCGAAACTATAATATACATAACAGAACGCGACAAGTTGTGCAGCAATAATCAATCATTTGCTAAATACAATGTTTCACGTTTCGAACCG TATACGCGACTAAAAACGGCCCTTATGAAGCTAAGGCCTGCCAGGAATGTCCTAGTTCATGGCCAACTGGGATCTGGAAAACAGTGGCTAGTCTTAGATGTTTGCTCATCATACGCAGTGCAACATAAAATGGGTTTTAAAATCATTTGGTTAAATCTAAAACATTGCCATACGCCCGAATCAGATTTGGAAATGCTGCAGTCGTTGAGGCATCAAATCGATCCCCAATGGAACAGCCAGAATGACCGCCAATATGACAATAGTCGATCGGGTGATCCCAGTATTAGGCAACGCATTGAAACCGCAAAGACTGAGTTGCGACATATACTTCAGAGTAAAGTCTATAAGAATTGTTTACTCGTCTTACGAAACGTGCAAAATCTGAACACTTGGAAAGCGTTCAATCTCGGATGTAAAATATTGATAACAACGCGAAATAAGGACATAAGCAATTATTTGTCATCTGCCACCACTACTCATGTTCCACTGGAAGACAGTTTAACGGCCAGTGAAGTAGAGTCTCTGTTTTTAAAGTATCTTGGCTGTCTGCCCAAGGACTTACCAACAGCCAAGGACATTAAGACCACAAATCCCCGTAAGCTTAGTATTATTGCTGAAAGCCTTCATGATGGTCTTGCAACCTTGGACACTTGGAAGCa CGTTAATTGCGATAAACTATCTACCATTATTGAAAGCTCGTTGAGTGTGCTTGAGCCAATATCTAGACAAATGtatgaaaaacttttcataTTTCCTGAATCGGCCCAAATACCAATTACG CTACTACCCTTGTTGTGGTCCCAATCACACAACAATTCAACGTATGATGATCCGATGGTCATTGTTAataagttgcaagggtattctTTAATAGAAAAGCAATCTCAGTCAAAACCTCCGACTATAACCATTCCAAGCATTTATTTCGAGTTGCATCATCAACTCGATTATGAAAAAGCACTTCATGAGAAAATTGTGGCTTTTTACAA cataaatgcaaattttgttgAGCAAAATGATTTAACGATTCCTAATTTAGATAACTATTTTTATGCCCACATTGGACATCACTTGATGGCTATTGAGCCCACGGAAAGTGTTAAATTACTCCGCATAATTTTTCTTGATTTCCGATTTTTGGAGCAGAAGATACGTCATGATACTACCTCGTGGAATGCAAGCGGATCAATTTTAAATACCTTACAACAGATTAAGCTTTACAAGCAAAGGATCATTG ATGATGATCCAACATATAGTCGTCTAGTCAATTCGCTTTTGGATTTCTTGCCTAGAATAGAGGAAAATCTTATAAGATCGAAGCATACGTGTTTATTGAGACAAGCCTTGATGGCAGAAGAGGGTCCCATATACGAGGAAGCGAATCGCCAAATACAAAGATTCCCtgattatgtttggttcacaGAACA TGGCCGTTTTCATCAGCAACGCCAGATTGTAAATCTTGGTAAAGATCAAGCCCGACATGCCATATATTTGGACTGTGACTTTTGTGCCATAGCTTTAAGTAATAAACAATTGTTGCTAATTGACGTCTCATTGGAGGGCACGGCGACTTATGTATACGGCGATGATAAAGATACTAGCGAGATTACCAGAATGGATATATTTAATAATCAGAAACATCTGTTGACCCTCCATGGAAATGGTAGTCTAAAACTCTGGTCTTTATGGCCGGAATCCGAAAATGATAAACATCCATCCACAcgcaaatataaacaattggtCAATGGGGTTGTCAAAAGATCATTGGCCAGCAATGCGGAACAAAATATATCTGCATTTTATCTGGAAGAGGAGACCGGAATAGGTCATACATCGATTCAATTGCATGTGGCATTCAGCAATGGTGATATTTGCATTTGCGACTGGAATCCAGCTGAAGAAGAGTTTAAATCGTTGCATACACCTCCTCTGAAAACGGAGCAATTGAGAGTGCGTTGCTTCGTAAAGGTGCTCAAACGATTTTATGTGTTGTGCACTGCGAAATGTATTCTGTCCATTTGGGATTTACGTAACAGTTCGAGAGAACTGACTGAACTGGAGGGTTATTGTCCAGATGTTAATGATTCACCGCATTTCATGGATGTGTTGGCAGAGGATAAAGATAGACGTTATAACGAGGGATTATCGTGCACGATGCTTTTGCTAGTATTTAAACACAGTGTGTGGCGTCTGAAATTTGACAAGAATGGCATTACAAAAGCGCATGCAGAACTCCTAAAGCTACCCGACACGGGCTATATAACGTGTGGCAAACGGTCCTCGGATGGACATTATCTCATTTTGGGCACATCCGAGGGTTTAATTGTCTATGATCTGAGGAAATCGGAAGTCAGCCTGCGTTGCAATGTTAGTGAAAACATTTCTTGTGTAGATATTTACGAATTGTATGATCCGATATTTAAATACATCATTCTATGCGGTGCTGTCGGCAAGCACATTCTTCATGTACATACATTGAGAATTGGTGGTGATCAAGAGATCACATGGCTGCACAATGTGGATGAGGATGatttgaaagaatttagcGCCGGATCTGGGGCTTGTTTGCGTTCCATTATGGACATGAATAGCGAACGTACACAATTATTTGCAATTGATTCCAAAAACGGTATTCACCAAATACAACCAGCAGTGGATGGCAAAGCTGCTACCATAGCATCACGATCAACAACTTCAACATCCCAGGCAGCGGACAGTTTGAAAATAACCGCTATATGCGCACACACCAGAGATCAGATTTTTGTGGCCTATTCGGATGGCACTATTATTGATATTAATCGTGATGTGAAACTACCTCAACAATATATAAATGATGGCATCGATTTCCTCAAGCAGGTTAACGATCAATTTTTGGTGGCATCAGCTctagaattaaaaaaaactgttatatttaaaattactGGAACCGAATCCCCATCGACGTCCTCTTCAAATCAATGGCCGTTGTCCGTCCCCTTAGACACTATGGAAGCGCTTGTTTTTGACGAGCACTACTTACTTTTGTTTTCAGAAGACGTAGTTGGT CATATTGACTTACTGAATCCAAATTGTCTTTGTGACGCACCAACTGAGGATCAGTTAGTAGTTGGCTTCGATCTGAAGAACAGGCTTCTCTTCTTGGCACTGAAAGATCATCTGATTAAG GTTTTTTACATGTATAACAACGGTAGCAAACTCATCTACGAAGAACGCTGCCTCGAAAAGTTAAAACCTCAAAACGTGCCCATTTGTTTTATGACTGTCTCAAATGACGCTTCGTTGCTTGCCCTAGGCTTTCGTAATGGAAATATAGAG GTATTCTCTTTTGGAAAGGACAATAAGATACAACTCATATACAGCATTACTGAGGGACACAACGAACTTATCAGACAACTGCAGTTTTCGCCTTGTAATTTGGTTTTAGTAAGTTGCTCCGAGCAATTGTGCTTCTGGAGCATGGCTTACATGCGAAACAATCAAGTGAAATCTGACTCTACACATAGGCGAAGCCAAAGGCATAAGAGTTATTACAAAAATCGGGTCGATGCGGTTGATGCGTCACCGTTTGCATCTGCCAAGGATACAGACGAATATCCATCTTGTTTCAAGACTTCCTCCTCCCGGCCCAATCAGCTTCAGTCTGTCGTACAGACTGAATCCTCGCTGTGGCTTGATAAAAGAGGAAGTTCTACTATGCCAGAGTTACTGGCTTGTGTTAAATTCGTTGGTAACGCAGCTCGTAAGTTCTTTACTGATGAGGCATTTACACAGTTTTTCATCATTGACGATGAGGGTGTTTACTATCATCTCAAAATGTTAGAAACAAATTCTTCCCAATTGCCCAATGTCACATTAAGAAATAGTAGTCTGCATTATGAAAACGTCTCCCTAATTCATTATATGACTGACGATTCTTTAACTAGTCCTGACGAAGCGGAAGGACAAGGAGTTGATGTTGTTGGCATAGTTGAAGTTCAGGCCAAGCAGCAGTCGCAGATTGTCGATCAGTCTGACAGTTGA
- the LOC6639952 gene encoding polyadenylate-binding protein-interacting protein 1 yields MSCRAPFQPEDQYEQLRRPNPGAGPNGVPLEQQTAAAAHLFSEYGAGAVGYAPSPYGAGPGPSIGGYPAVSPSMSDYGQSKLSATASIFVPNTVGNNQAIPNNNMAMGNRGGGGNGTHPKQYQRYANGYNHHHHQQQQPHHHHHHHQQQQQQHQSHQQHNNDMNQLASSVQGRLRINKQQQPHQQPYNGAMGNFYHQQQSQQHQVQQQHHHQQQHTQQPQQQPQAKFQQHFNNHQHHQYNNDMHQNKFQRHAHLNNSFQQIAQQPQQQPQQQQQQQPSTSSASSSSSSSHPDMATIALEYLDTVIHCLNQNPGQFDSIASRFLTIFDGMEQNQFVLSIAMEDIFEKSIEQPNFRYMGAKLYNLLHMLNPKADSLFHTLLKCKLEYHQSEVAKYMESTEHQQKVRETALFLAELYMQLRGEDDARLQLIAVNIVYSLTQLLACETNENVRCICQTLKLAGYDLTADCSQDMLSIIEALKAIEAKLPGKYPMAASVIALQANNWGRKVSNALGGDDDSAAVKEPPRLSDEPVFYGPDGRELTAEETDFLAAEDDDGSDDGDEFDVRDGDLDLDPEMDEETERAYKDFCKQSQSKAKKASS; encoded by the exons ATGTCATGCCGTGCCCCCTTTCAACCCGAGGATCAGTATGAGCAATTGCGTCGACCGAATCCGGGTGCCGGACCCAATGGAGTGCCACTAGAACAGCAGACGGCTGCTGCAGCCCATTTATTTAGCGAATATGGAGCTGGAGCTGTGGGTTATGCCCCGTCCCCCTATGGCGCAGGACCTGGACCTTCTATAGGTGGCTATCCAGCAGTATCGCCGTCCATGTCCGATTATGGCCAATCGAAACTGTCGGCTACCGCATCCATTTTTGTGCCCAATACAGTTGGTAATAACCAGGCAATACCCAACAACAATATGGCCATGGGCAATAGAGGCGGTGGAGGAAATGGTACTCATCCCAAACAATATCAACGCTATGCGAATGGTTAtaaccatcatcatcatcagcagcagcagccacatcatcatcatcatcatcatcagcagcagcagcagcaacatcaatcGCATCAGCAGCATAATAATGATATGAACCAGCTAGCATCTTCAGTGCAAGGTCGTTTGCGTATTaacaaacagcagcagccgcatCAGCAACCATATAATGGTGCAATGGGCAATTTTTATCATCAGCAGCAGTCGCAGCAACATCaggtacaacaacaacaccaccaccaacaacagcacacacaacagccacaacaacaaccacaagcGAAATTCCAACAACATTTTAAtaatcatcagcatcatcagtACAACAATGATATGCATCAGAATAAATTCCAACGGCATGCgcatttaaataattcattcCAACAAATTGCACAGCAACCTcaacagcagccgcagcagcagcagcagcaacaaccatCGACATCATCCGCATCCTCGTCATCATCCTCTTCGCATCCCGATATGGCGACCATTGCTTTGGAATATTTAGATACTGTCATACACTGTCTCAATCAG AATCCTGGACAGTTTGATTCAATTGCATCTCGCTTCTTGACCATTTTCGACGGCATGGAGCAAAATCAATTTGTACTTTCCATTGCCATGGAGGATATCTTTGAGAAATCCATtgagcaaccaaatttccgATATATGGGTGCCAAGCTATATAACTTACTGCATATGCTTAATCCTAAAGCGGATTCATTATTTCACACATTGCTTAAATGCAAATTGGAATATCATCAGAGTGAGGTGGCCAAATATATGGAATCGACGGAGCATCAGCAAAAGGTGCGCGAAACAGCACTCTTTCTGGCTGAACTATATATGCAGCTGCGCGGCGAGGATGATGCTCGACTTCAGTTGATTGCGGTCAATATTGTTTACTCTTTGACTCAGTTGTTGGCATGTGAAACTAATGAGAATGTACGCTGTATATGCCAGACATTGAAGCTGGCTGGCTATGATTTAACTGCCGACTGTTCCCAGGATATGCTTAGCATAATAGAGGCCTTGAAAGCCATTGAGGCCAAGTTACCGGGCAAATATCCCATGGCAGCAAGTGTTATTGCATTGCAGGCAAACAACTGGGGACGCAAAGTATCGAATGCTCTGGGTGGAGATGATGATAGCGCCGCTGTTAAGGAGCCGCCACGTCTAAGCGATGAGCCCGTATTCTATGGTCCCGATGGACGCGAGCTAACTGCCGAGGAGACTGACTTTCTGGCAGCTGAGGATGATGACGGCAGCGACGATGGTGATGAGTTCGATGTGCGCGATGGCGATTTGGATCTTGATCCAGAAATGGATGAAGAGACCGAACGTGCATATAAAGACTTTTGCAAGCAATCGCAGTCGAAGGCCAAAAAAGCATCATCTTAG